A region of Bombilactobacillus folatiphilus DNA encodes the following proteins:
- a CDS encoding peptide ABC transporter substrate-binding protein, which yields MKSVTKIRSLTLLSIAALALFNRPNALQAKAKQVLNWTESTELATSDISQATDTLSFNVLLNTQEGLYRLDKKGVPQPALAKKTHVSADGLVYTFWLRPHTKWSNGQTVKAQDFVYSWQRTVNPKTGSQDAFYLNQIKNAKEINEGQKSVGDLGIQALGNNKLKVTLTKPVPYFKKLLAWPLFFPQNPTAVRKYGKAYGTTSQKVVSNGPYKLTDWDASRSSWKLVKNKTYWDQKKVHLQRINETVVKDPQTGLNLYQDHKVDQTLLTGAQVPNLKSEPDFVVQKSSNMNFLNLNQNKIAAFKNQDVRQAFSLAINRQQLVKNVLQDGSLAPRGFVPVGLSSYQGKDFAKSTRVKNSVMPNLPKAKKLLAKGFQATHTKQLKLSLMIDDTQTSKYAGEFVQSELEKLDHVKVSLKTLPKTQRLTEERQGNYDMVISSWQSVFADPINFLDIWEANSSYNTSGFKDAKFDHYLDLSENEYAQNATKRWQAQQKAEKRLMDLQATLPLYQATKAQLMNPKVKGVVYNGSGVPYDWKTTYIK from the coding sequence ATGAAAAGCGTCACAAAAATTAGGTCGTTAACTTTGTTGTCAATTGCAGCATTAGCCTTATTTAATAGACCAAATGCACTTCAGGCTAAAGCAAAACAAGTTTTGAATTGGACGGAAAGTACAGAATTAGCCACTTCTGATATTTCACAAGCAACAGATACTTTGAGTTTCAATGTGTTATTGAATACGCAAGAAGGTTTGTATCGCTTGGATAAAAAAGGTGTACCGCAACCAGCCTTAGCAAAGAAAACACATGTGTCTGCAGATGGGTTAGTTTATACTTTTTGGTTGCGTCCACATACTAAGTGGTCCAATGGTCAGACTGTGAAAGCGCAAGATTTTGTATATTCATGGCAGCGAACGGTAAATCCCAAGACGGGTTCGCAAGATGCTTTTTATTTGAATCAAATCAAAAATGCTAAAGAGATTAATGAAGGTCAAAAGTCGGTTGGGGATTTAGGTATTCAAGCGTTGGGGAATAACAAATTGAAAGTTACGTTGACAAAACCAGTACCATACTTCAAAAAATTGCTAGCGTGGCCTTTATTCTTTCCGCAAAATCCGACGGCAGTTCGAAAATATGGCAAAGCATACGGAACGACATCACAGAAGGTTGTGTCTAACGGACCTTACAAGTTAACGGATTGGGATGCCAGTCGTTCCAGCTGGAAATTGGTTAAAAATAAGACTTACTGGGATCAAAAGAAAGTCCATTTACAAAGGATTAATGAAACTGTAGTCAAGGATCCACAAACAGGTTTGAATTTGTATCAGGATCATAAAGTGGATCAAACTCTTTTAACAGGAGCACAAGTACCGAACTTAAAGAGTGAACCAGACTTTGTGGTTCAAAAATCATCTAACATGAATTTTCTAAATTTGAATCAAAATAAAATTGCAGCTTTTAAAAATCAGGATGTCCGCCAAGCTTTTTCTTTAGCTATTAATCGGCAGCAATTAGTGAAAAATGTTTTGCAAGATGGTTCCTTGGCGCCAAGGGGTTTTGTACCAGTCGGTTTGAGTTCTTATCAAGGCAAAGATTTTGCGAAAAGTACTAGAGTCAAAAATTCAGTAATGCCAAATCTACCTAAAGCAAAAAAACTTTTGGCAAAGGGCTTCCAAGCAACACACACTAAGCAATTAAAATTAAGCTTAATGATAGATGATACGCAAACGTCCAAGTATGCCGGAGAATTCGTACAATCCGAATTAGAAAAATTGGATCATGTAAAAGTTAGTTTAAAAACTTTACCCAAAACACAGCGTTTAACGGAAGAGCGGCAGGGTAATTACGACATGGTGATTAGTTCTTGGCAATCTGTTTTTGCTGATCCGATTAACTTTCTAGATATTTGGGAAGCTAACTCGTCTTATAATACTTCTGGATTTAAGGATGCCAAGTTTGATCATTATTTGGATTTATCTGAAAATGAATACGCACAAAACGCTACCAAACGTTGGCAAGCACAACAAAAAGCTGAAAAGCGGTTGATGGATTTGCAAGCTACTTTACCATTGTATCAAGCAACAAAAGCCCAATTAATGAATCCCAAGGTTAAGGGAGTTGTCTATAACGGCTCAGGTGTACCTTATGATTGGAAGACGACTTACATCAAGTGA
- the pepT gene encoding peptidase T, giving the protein MVEIDCKALLADFLQYVQINTRSDEHVPLTKVPTTAGQTELAQVLMQQLQDLGLSEIKLNPQNSFLTALLPSNDPQASGTVGFIAHLDTADYLAEPVCPQVHYDYDGQDIRWENGLVLSTKQFPHLKNYLHQTLITADGTTLLGVDDKGGIAGLMAAVRYLVYHPEVKHCSVKVAFGPDEEIGRGADRFDVPDFAADFAYTLDNGLVGEIEYETFNAAQAVIEITGTSVHPGEAKGKLVNAVTLGEQIDQQLPVQQRPELVDGQEGFYLLTEFQGNVSHAQLVYIIRDFDHDQFIQRKAKLHKIIEQMNQRLDQTRIKIQMQDQYYNMADIINLDRYPLDLARQALDELNIKSFFRPFRGGTDGSKITYLGLPTPNLFNGGENFHGPYEFVTLESLAKLAQTIVMISHLYQKH; this is encoded by the coding sequence ATGGTAGAAATTGATTGTAAAGCGTTGTTAGCAGATTTTTTGCAATATGTACAAATCAATACGCGCTCTGATGAACATGTTCCGTTGACTAAAGTACCAACAACCGCAGGTCAAACCGAATTGGCGCAGGTATTGATGCAGCAACTACAAGATTTAGGATTAAGTGAAATTAAATTGAATCCTCAAAATTCATTTTTGACAGCCTTATTACCAAGTAATGATCCTCAAGCAAGTGGCACGGTTGGCTTTATTGCCCATCTAGATACCGCAGATTATCTAGCGGAGCCAGTTTGTCCGCAGGTACACTATGATTATGATGGTCAGGATATTCGATGGGAAAATGGGTTAGTTTTGTCTACCAAACAATTCCCACATTTGAAAAACTATTTGCATCAAACTCTAATTACCGCTGACGGAACAACTTTGCTAGGAGTTGATGATAAAGGTGGCATTGCTGGTTTGATGGCAGCAGTACGTTATTTAGTTTATCACCCAGAAGTCAAGCATTGTAGTGTTAAAGTAGCTTTTGGTCCCGATGAAGAAATTGGTCGTGGTGCTGACCGCTTTGATGTGCCAGATTTTGCAGCAGATTTTGCGTATACATTAGATAATGGTCTGGTTGGTGAAATTGAGTATGAGACATTTAATGCAGCGCAAGCGGTGATTGAGATCACAGGTACGAGTGTGCATCCTGGTGAAGCTAAAGGTAAATTGGTTAATGCAGTTACGTTGGGAGAACAAATTGATCAGCAATTACCAGTGCAACAACGTCCAGAATTAGTTGATGGTCAGGAAGGTTTCTATTTATTAACCGAATTTCAAGGAAATGTTAGCCATGCACAACTGGTTTATATTATTCGTGATTTTGATCATGATCAATTTATTCAGCGGAAAGCAAAATTGCACAAAATTATTGAGCAAATGAATCAAAGGTTAGATCAAACTCGAATCAAGATTCAAATGCAAGATCAGTATTATAATATGGCAGATATTATTAATCTGGATCGTTATCCGCTAGATTTAGCACGACAAGCGTTGGATGAATTAAATATTAAGTCGTTTTTTAGACCATTTCGTGGTGGTACAGATGGATCTAAGATTACTTATTTAGGTTTACCTACCCCTAATTTATTTAATGGGGGCGAAAATTTTCATGGTCCGTATGAATTTGTAACCTTGGAATCTTTAGCTAAATTGGCACAAACTATTGTAATGATTAGTCATTTATATCAAAAACACTAA
- a CDS encoding cysteine hydrolase family protein, translated as MKNEALLIIDYTNDFVADKGTLTAGAPAQKLESYIVQLAEQFLKDEKWVILPTDLHQKDDLYHPETKLFPPHNLANTWGREFYGQLQTWYEQNRDNPALYNLAKNRYSAFANTNLDNFLRERKIETLHLTGVCTDICVLHTAIDAYNRDYNLVIHQDGVATFNPQGQTWALDHFKNSLGATIK; from the coding sequence GTGAAAAACGAAGCCTTATTAATCATTGATTATACAAACGATTTTGTTGCCGACAAGGGTACCTTGACAGCTGGAGCACCAGCTCAAAAATTGGAAAGTTATATTGTTCAATTAGCTGAGCAATTTTTGAAAGATGAAAAGTGGGTTATTCTTCCGACCGATTTGCATCAAAAAGATGACCTTTATCATCCAGAAACCAAATTGTTTCCTCCACATAATCTAGCGAATACATGGGGGCGGGAATTTTACGGGCAATTGCAAACTTGGTATGAACAAAATCGGGACAACCCTGCTCTTTATAACTTAGCTAAGAATCGTTATTCAGCATTTGCTAATACCAACTTAGATAATTTTTTACGCGAACGCAAAATTGAAACATTACATTTAACTGGTGTATGCACTGATATTTGTGTTCTGCATACTGCTATAGATGCGTATAATCGTGATTATAACTTAGTCATTCATCAAGACGGAGTGGCTACTTTTAATCCGCAAGGTCAAACTTGGGCTTTAGATCATTTTAAAAATAGCCTCGGTGCGACCATCAAGTAA
- the rpsJ gene encoding 30S ribosomal protein S10 has product MASQKIRIRLKAYEHRIIDQSADKIVETARRTGAQISGPIPLPTERTVYTVIRSPHKFKDSREQFEMRTHKRLIDIVNPSPKTVDSLMKLDLPSGVYIEIKL; this is encoded by the coding sequence ATGGCAAGTCAAAAGATTCGTATTCGTCTTAAAGCTTATGAACATCGGATTATCGATCAATCAGCTGATAAGATTGTAGAAACTGCAAGGAGAACTGGTGCACAAATTTCTGGACCAATTCCTTTACCTACTGAACGGACAGTATATACGGTTATTCGTTCACCACATAAGTTTAAAGACTCACGGGAACAATTTGAGATGCGGACGCATAAGCGTTTGATTGATATTGTGAACCCGTCACCGAAGACCGTTGATTCATTAATGAAACTTGATCTTCCGAGTGGTGTTTATATCGAAATCAAATTATAA
- the rplC gene encoding 50S ribosomal protein L3, producing MTRKGILGKKVGMTQLFTDKGELIPVTVIQATPNIVMQLKTNENDGYEAVQLGFEDRREVLANKPQQGHAKKANTTPKHFVREFRDVNLDDYKVGDEVKVDTFASGDVIDVTGITKGHGFQGNIKRFGQSRGPETHGSRYHRIPGSMGSIINRVFKGKMLPGRMGGNQVTTQNLVVAKVDIENNLLMIRGNVPGANKSLIKIQSTIKGIKGQKNIGAVISDETSEAIEEAK from the coding sequence ATGACCAGAAAAGGTATTCTTGGTAAAAAAGTTGGGATGACACAGCTTTTTACAGATAAAGGCGAGTTGATTCCTGTAACAGTTATTCAAGCAACTCCGAATATTGTTATGCAACTTAAGACCAATGAAAATGATGGTTATGAAGCTGTACAATTAGGCTTTGAAGATCGTCGTGAAGTTTTGGCTAATAAGCCACAACAAGGTCATGCAAAAAAAGCCAACACAACTCCCAAACATTTTGTTCGCGAATTTCGTGACGTTAATTTGGATGATTATAAAGTTGGCGATGAAGTTAAAGTTGATACATTTGCTAGTGGCGATGTGATTGACGTAACCGGAATTACTAAGGGACATGGTTTCCAAGGTAATATCAAACGTTTTGGTCAATCAAGAGGACCTGAAACACACGGTTCACGTTATCATCGTATTCCTGGTTCAATGGGATCGATTATTAATCGGGTTTTCAAGGGCAAGATGTTACCTGGACGCATGGGTGGTAATCAAGTAACAACTCAAAACTTAGTTGTTGCAAAAGTTGATATTGAAAATAATCTATTAATGATTCGTGGTAATGTTCCTGGTGCTAATAAATCTTTGATTAAGATTCAATCAACAATTAAGGGAATTAAGGGTCAAAAAAATATTGGCGCCGTAATTTCTGACGAAACTTCAGAAGCTATTGAAGAAGCAAAATAG
- the rplD gene encoding 50S ribosomal protein L4 has product MTQIDILKQSGSKNGSMDLKDEVFGIEPNNHVLADAVIMQQASLRQGTHAVKNRSAVRGGGRKPWRQKGTGRARQGSIRSPQWRGGGVVFGPTPRSYAYKLPRKVARLAIKSALSQKVADQELIVVDALDFTKPSTKEFKQTLDRLNAKGRTLVIVEADNENAILSARNIDEVKIIKADGVNVLDVLNNNQIVATQAALSTIEEALG; this is encoded by the coding sequence ATGACACAAATTGATATTTTAAAGCAGTCTGGTTCAAAAAACGGTTCAATGGACTTGAAGGATGAAGTCTTTGGCATTGAACCCAATAATCATGTTCTTGCTGATGCAGTGATTATGCAACAAGCATCTTTACGTCAAGGAACCCATGCAGTTAAAAATCGTTCTGCAGTTCGTGGTGGTGGTCGTAAACCGTGGCGTCAAAAAGGTACAGGTCGTGCTCGTCAAGGTTCCATTCGTTCACCACAATGGCGTGGTGGTGGTGTGGTTTTTGGACCTACTCCAAGATCATATGCTTATAAATTACCGCGCAAAGTTGCACGTTTAGCGATTAAATCTGCATTATCACAAAAGGTAGCAGATCAAGAATTAATTGTGGTTGATGCATTAGATTTTACAAAGCCAAGCACAAAAGAATTTAAGCAAACTTTAGATCGATTAAATGCTAAGGGTCGTACTTTAGTAATTGTTGAAGCTGATAATGAGAATGCAATTTTATCTGCTCGCAATATTGACGAAGTCAAAATTATTAAAGCTGATGGTGTCAATGTTTTGGATGTGTTAAATAACAACCAAATCGTTGCTACACAAGCAGCACTATCAACAATTGAGGAGGCACTTGGATAA
- the rplW gene encoding 50S ribosomal protein L23 — translation MAAQDIILRPVITESSMADMDDKKYVFDVAVTANKIQVRQAIEEIFGVKVARVNIMNVKPKKKRVGRYIGKTNRRRKAIVQLTADSKEIKIFENK, via the coding sequence ATGGCAGCACAAGATATCATTTTACGTCCTGTAATTACTGAATCTTCCATGGCTGATATGGATGACAAAAAGTACGTTTTTGACGTTGCAGTTACTGCTAACAAAATTCAAGTACGCCAAGCCATTGAAGAAATTTTTGGTGTTAAAGTTGCACGAGTTAACATCATGAATGTGAAACCAAAGAAAAAGCGTGTTGGTCGTTACATTGGTAAGACGAATCGTCGTCGTAAAGCTATTGTGCAATTAACAGCTGATTCTAAAGAAATTAAAATTTTTGAAAACAAGTAA
- the rplB gene encoding 50S ribosomal protein L2 translates to MGIIKYNPTTNGRRNMTGSDFAEITKTKPEKTLLESQSHTAGRNSYGQITVRHRGGGHKQKYRIIDFKRTKDDVTATVKAIEYDPNRSANIALLHYDDGVKAYILAPKGLEVGQKLQSGSQADIKVGNSLPLVNIPIGTVIHNIELKPGKGGQLVRSAGTSAQVLGRDGKYSLIRLASGEVRMILSACRATIGAVGNEQHELINIGKAGRKRWMGIRPTVRGSVMNPNDHPHGGGEGKAPVGHPSPLSPWGKKTLGKKTRSSRAQSEKFIVRHRKNKRK, encoded by the coding sequence ATGGGTATTATTAAATACAACCCGACTACAAACGGTCGTCGTAACATGACTGGCTCTGATTTTGCTGAAATTACAAAAACTAAGCCAGAAAAGACTTTATTAGAATCACAAAGTCATACAGCTGGCCGTAATTCGTATGGTCAAATCACCGTGCGTCATCGTGGCGGCGGTCATAAACAAAAGTACCGTATTATTGATTTTAAGCGGACTAAAGATGACGTTACAGCAACTGTAAAAGCTATTGAATATGATCCTAATCGTTCTGCTAACATTGCTTTGCTTCACTATGATGATGGTGTTAAGGCCTATATCTTGGCTCCAAAGGGCTTAGAAGTTGGTCAAAAATTACAGTCAGGTTCACAAGCTGATATTAAAGTTGGTAACTCTTTACCATTGGTTAATATTCCTATTGGTACTGTGATCCATAACATTGAATTAAAACCAGGCAAAGGTGGCCAATTAGTACGTTCTGCAGGAACTTCTGCACAAGTTTTAGGACGTGATGGTAAATATAGCTTGATTCGTTTGGCATCTGGTGAAGTACGGATGATTTTATCAGCTTGTCGAGCAACAATTGGTGCTGTTGGTAACGAGCAACATGAATTGATTAACATTGGTAAAGCTGGTCGTAAGCGTTGGATGGGTATTCGCCCAACAGTTCGTGGTTCTGTTATGAACCCTAACGATCACCCTCATGGTGGTGGTGAAGGTAAGGCTCCAGTTGGACATCCATCTCCTCTTTCTCCTTGGGGTAAGAAGACACTTGGTAAGAAGACACGTTCTAGTCGTGCTCAATCTGAGAAATTTATTGTCCGTCACCGTAAGAATAAGAGAAAATAA
- the rpsS gene encoding 30S ribosomal protein S19, whose amino-acid sequence MSRSLKKGPFADAHLLKKVEAQADHEKKSVIKTWSRRSTIFPSFVGYTIAVYNGRKHVPVYIQEDMVGHKLGEFVPTRTFHGHSKDDKKTGA is encoded by the coding sequence ATGAGTCGTAGTTTGAAAAAGGGACCATTTGCAGATGCTCACTTGTTAAAAAAAGTTGAAGCACAAGCAGATCATGAAAAAAAATCAGTCATCAAGACTTGGTCACGTCGTTCAACTATTTTTCCAAGTTTTGTAGGCTATACGATTGCTGTTTATAACGGAAGAAAGCACGTTCCAGTTTATATTCAAGAAGATATGGTTGGTCATAAGCTTGGCGAATTTGTGCCAACGCGGACGTTCCATGGTCATAGTAAAGATGACAAAAAAACTGGCGCATAG
- the rplV gene encoding 50S ribosomal protein L22, with protein MAEEQITTAQATAKTVRIAPRKVRLVVDLIKGKSAAEALAILQFTPRAGSPIVAKVLKSAIANAEHNYDLDTQNLVVTEAYVNEGPTLKRFRPRAKGSASPINKRTSHITVVVSEVE; from the coding sequence ATGGCAGAAGAACAAATTACTACTGCACAAGCAACTGCTAAGACTGTTCGCATTGCTCCAAGAAAAGTGCGTCTAGTTGTTGACTTAATTAAGGGTAAAAGTGCTGCTGAAGCTTTGGCAATTTTGCAATTTACTCCACGTGCAGGTTCACCCATTGTGGCTAAAGTATTGAAGTCTGCGATTGCGAATGCTGAACATAACTATGATTTAGATACGCAAAATCTTGTAGTTACTGAAGCTTACGTTAATGAAGGACCAACTTTGAAACGTTTCCGGCCTCGGGCTAAAGGCTCTGCTTCTCCGATTAACAAGCGGACAAGTCATATAACAGTTGTTGTTTCCGAAGTCGAATAA
- the rpsC gene encoding 30S ribosomal protein S3: MGQKINPIGFRVGVIRDWDSKWYADKKDFSNYLLEDLKIRKFIEKKLASASVSRIEIERAAKKINVSIHTAKPGMVIGKGGSEVEKLRKELNALTGKNIHINIVEIKKPDLDAKLVGESIARQLEARIAFRRAQRQATQRTRRAGAKGIKTQISGRLNGADMSRTEWHTEGTVPLHTLRADIDYAWVEATTTYGNLGVKTWIYRGEILPDKPRSNNQTNNRKNNGAKGGN; this comes from the coding sequence GTGGGTCAAAAGATTAATCCAATTGGATTCCGTGTTGGTGTTATCCGGGATTGGGATTCCAAATGGTATGCTGATAAAAAAGACTTTTCAAATTACTTGCTTGAAGATTTAAAAATTCGTAAGTTTATCGAAAAGAAATTAGCTAGTGCTTCAGTTTCACGTATTGAAATTGAACGTGCAGCTAAAAAAATTAATGTTTCTATTCACACTGCTAAACCTGGTATGGTTATTGGTAAGGGTGGTTCTGAAGTTGAAAAGCTTCGTAAGGAATTGAATGCATTAACAGGTAAAAATATTCACATTAATATTGTGGAAATTAAGAAACCTGATTTGGATGCTAAATTAGTTGGTGAAAGTATTGCTCGCCAACTTGAAGCACGTATTGCTTTTCGTCGTGCACAGCGTCAAGCTACGCAACGGACACGGCGTGCCGGTGCTAAGGGTATTAAAACTCAAATTTCTGGTCGTTTGAATGGTGCAGATATGTCTCGGACTGAATGGCATACAGAAGGTACCGTGCCATTGCATACATTACGAGCTGATATTGATTATGCTTGGGTTGAAGCAACGACAACTTATGGTAATTTAGGTGTCAAAACATGGATTTATCGTGGTGAAATTTTACCTGATAAACCAAGATCAAACAATCAAACAAATAATCGTAAGAATAACGGAGCGAAAGGGGGAAACTAA
- the rplP gene encoding 50S ribosomal protein L16, producing MLVPKRVKHRREFRGKMRGVAKGGREVTFGEYGLQAVESHWITNRQIEAARVAMTRYMKRGGRVWIKIFPHKSYTAKGVGVRMGSGKGAPAGWVAVVKREKVMFEIGGVPEEVAREALRLASNKLPIKTKFVKREEVGGESDEN from the coding sequence ATGTTAGTACCTAAGCGTGTAAAACACCGTCGTGAATTTCGTGGTAAGATGCGTGGTGTTGCTAAGGGTGGTCGTGAAGTGACTTTTGGTGAATATGGCTTACAAGCTGTTGAATCCCATTGGATTACGAACCGTCAAATTGAAGCAGCCCGTGTTGCTATGACTCGTTATATGAAGCGTGGCGGTCGAGTTTGGATTAAGATTTTTCCGCACAAGTCCTACACCGCTAAGGGTGTTGGTGTCCGGATGGGATCTGGTAAAGGTGCACCTGCTGGTTGGGTAGCTGTTGTTAAGCGTGAAAAAGTCATGTTTGAAATCGGTGGTGTTCCCGAAGAAGTTGCTCGCGAAGCTTTACGGCTTGCATCTAACAAACTCCCAATCAAAACTAAGTTTGTTAAGCGTGAGGAAGTAGGTGGCGAATCTGATGAAAACTAG
- the rpmC gene encoding 50S ribosomal protein L29, whose product MKTSEIRQLTTAQMHDKEKQYKEELFNLHFQQATGQLENTARLKQVRKNIARIKTVLRQQELEDK is encoded by the coding sequence ATGAAAACTAGTGAAATTAGACAATTAACCACTGCACAAATGCATGATAAAGAAAAGCAATATAAAGAAGAATTATTCAATTTGCATTTTCAACAGGCAACTGGTCAATTAGAAAATACCGCTCGCTTAAAGCAAGTGCGTAAGAATATTGCACGAATTAAAACAGTTTTACGGCAACAAGAGTTAGAAGACAAGTAG
- the rpsQ gene encoding 30S ribosomal protein S17 produces the protein MSETENNRNHRKVYQGRVVSDKMDKTITVVVETYKTHPVYGKRYRYSKKYYAQDDNNEAKIGDIVRIMETRPLSRLKRFRLLNVVEKAVKI, from the coding sequence TTGAGCGAAACAGAAAACAATCGTAACCATCGTAAGGTTTATCAAGGACGTGTCGTTTCTGATAAGATGGATAAGACAATCACTGTTGTTGTTGAAACTTACAAAACACACCCTGTATATGGTAAACGTTACAGATATTCAAAGAAATATTATGCCCAAGATGATAATAACGAAGCAAAAATTGGCGATATTGTTCGTATCATGGAAACTCGTCCCTTGTCACGGCTCAAACGTTTCCGTTTACTAAATGTTGTTGAAAAAGCTGTTAAAATTTAA
- the rplN gene encoding 50S ribosomal protein L14 produces MIQQETRLRVADNSGARELLTIKVLGGSGRKVASVGDVVVATVKQATPGGVVKKGEVVKAVIVRTVSGSHRSDGSYISFDENAAVIINADKTPKGTRIFGPVARELRDNNFMKIVSLAPEVL; encoded by the coding sequence TTGATTCAACAAGAAACGCGTTTACGAGTTGCTGATAATTCCGGCGCTCGTGAATTGCTAACAATTAAAGTATTAGGTGGCTCAGGTCGCAAAGTTGCCAGCGTTGGTGATGTCGTTGTTGCTACTGTTAAACAAGCAACACCAGGTGGCGTTGTCAAAAAAGGAGAAGTCGTAAAGGCTGTTATTGTGCGGACTGTTTCTGGTTCACATCGTTCTGACGGCTCCTACATTAGTTTTGATGAAAATGCCGCAGTTATTATTAATGCTGATAAGACACCTAAGGGAACTCGTATTTTTGGACCGGTTGCACGTGAATTACGTGATAACAACTTCATGAAAATCGTGTCATTAGCTCCCGAAGTTTTGTAA
- the rplX gene encoding 50S ribosomal protein L24, whose protein sequence is MFVKTGDNVKIIAGKDKGKTGTVIKAFPKANKVTVKEINMIKKHQKPSQTEPNGGIKDVEAPLDASNVKVVAAEEKPAEKKSK, encoded by the coding sequence GTGTTTGTAAAGACCGGCGATAATGTCAAGATCATTGCAGGAAAAGATAAGGGTAAAACTGGTACAGTTATTAAAGCTTTCCCTAAGGCCAATAAAGTGACTGTTAAGGAAATTAACATGATTAAAAAGCATCAAAAACCGTCCCAAACAGAGCCTAATGGTGGTATCAAGGACGTCGAAGCTCCGCTTGATGCGTCAAATGTTAAAGTTGTAGCTGCAGAGGAAAAACCTGCTGAAAAGAAATCTAAATAA
- the rplE gene encoding 50S ribosomal protein L5 — translation MENALHKKYVEEIVPSLVEKFNYTSVMQVPKIEKIVLNMGVGDAVANSKNLDNAVEELSLISGQKPLITKAKKSIAGFRLREGMAIGAKVTLRGERMYDFLDKLINISLPRVRDFHGTNGRSFDGRGNYTLGIKEQLIFPEIDYDKVSKVRGLDVVIVTTAQSDEESKELLTQIGMPFAK, via the coding sequence ATGGAAAATGCTTTGCATAAAAAATATGTTGAAGAAATTGTTCCAAGTTTAGTTGAAAAATTTAACTACACTTCTGTTATGCAAGTACCAAAGATTGAAAAAATTGTGTTAAACATGGGTGTTGGTGATGCTGTTGCTAACTCTAAGAACTTGGATAATGCCGTTGAAGAATTAAGTTTGATTTCAGGACAAAAACCTTTAATTACTAAAGCTAAAAAGTCAATTGCTGGCTTCCGTTTACGTGAAGGTATGGCGATTGGTGCAAAAGTTACTTTGCGCGGTGAAAGAATGTATGATTTTTTGGATAAATTAATTAACATTTCGTTGCCACGTGTGCGTGATTTTCATGGTACAAATGGTCGTTCATTTGATGGTCGTGGTAATTATACTTTGGGGATTAAAGAACAATTGATTTTCCCAGAAATTGACTATGATAAGGTCAGCAAAGTGCGTGGTTTAGACGTTGTTATTGTTACAACTGCACAATCTGATGAAGAATCCAAAGAGTTATTAACACAAATCGGAATGCCATTTGCAAAGTAA
- a CDS encoding type Z 30S ribosomal protein S14 gives MAKKSQIVRNHRPAKHSTQAYTRCERCGRPHSVYRKFKLCRICLRELAHDGQIPGMRKASW, from the coding sequence TTGGCTAAGAAGTCACAAATTGTTCGGAATCATCGTCCAGCAAAACATTCAACACAAGCTTATACACGTTGTGAACGCTGTGGTCGTCCACATTCTGTATATCGTAAATTTAAACTTTGCCGTATTTGCCTTCGTGAATTAGCTCATGATGGTCAAATTCCAGGTATGCGTAAGGCTAGTTGGTAA